Below is a genomic region from Streptomyces ferrugineus.
GTGCGGCAGGCGCCCCGGGGCGCGCTCACGGCGCAGCCGCACGACCCGATCGAGATCGTCGAGACGGTGCGGCCGACGGAGACCTCCGAGCTCCGCCCCGGGGTGTACGTGGTGGACATGGGCCGCACCATGGCGGGCTGGACCCGCCTCACCGTCCGGGGCGCCGAGCCGGGCACCGTCGTCCGCCTGGTCCACGGCGAGAAGCTGAAGGCCGACGGAAGTGTGCACGCTGAGACCGGCCATGTCCCGGGCCGCTTCCAGACCGACGAGTACATCTGCGCGGGCGACGGCGGGGAGGAGGATGAGGAGGAGGAGTCCTGGGAGCCGAAGTTCTCGTACAAGGGCTTCCGTTACGTCGAGATCCACGGCCTGCCCGCACGTCCCTCCCCGGAACAAGTGCTGGGACGGCTGGTGCACACACGCGTCGAGGAGGTCAGCTCCTTCGGCTGCTCGGAGCCGTTCTACGAGTGGCTGGACGGTGCCATGCGCCGCACGATCCTCAACAACCTGCACGGCATCCCGACCGACACCCCCATGTACGAGAAGAACGGCTGGACCGGCGACGCCCAGGTCGGCACGCCGGTGATGACGTACGCCTTCGGGGTGCACCGCTTCCTGTCCAAGTGGCTGGGCGATCTGGCGGACAGCCAGAACGGCGAGGGACAGGTGCCGGTGATCGTGCCGAGCGGCGGGTGGGGCTACCGGGAGCTGGCCCCCTCCCCCGAGTGGACGACCGTCTATGCGTTCGTCGTCCGTGAGATGTACCGGGTGTACGGGGACGAGCGCGTCGCCCGCGAGCACTGGGCGACGCTGACCCGGTACCTGGACTGGGAGCTGTCCCGGCTGCGGGACGGGCTGGCGGTCACGGCGCTCGGTGACTGGGTGGCGCCCGGCTACGAGATTCCCCCGGAGGACACCCGGCTGACCGCGACCGCGTACCTCCACCGGGCGCTGCTGCACACCGCCGAACTGGGCGAGCTGCTGGGCGACGGCGCGGTCGTGAAGCGGTACCGGGAGGCGGCCGAGAAGCTGAAGACCGCGTTCAACGAGGCGTTCCTGAGCCCCGAGGGCCACTACCGCACGGCGAAGGACCCCGGGTACCGGCAGACGTCCAACGCGATCCCGCTCGCCTTCGGCCTGGTGCCGGCCGGCGCCCGTACCTCCGTGGTGGACAGTCTGGTGGCGGACATCAAGGCACGCGGCAACCATCTCAACACCGGCTGCCTGGGCACGAGCGTCCTCCTGCGGGTGCTGTGCGCCCACGGCCACCCGGACGCGGCACACGCCGTCGCGACCCAGCGCACCTATCCGAGCTGGGGATACTGGTACGCCAACGGCGCCGACACCATGTGGGAGATGTGGCCGCTGGACTCCCGCTCCCGCGACCACTACTTCCTGGGCACGGTCGCACAGTGGCTGTACGAGAACGTGGCCGGGCTGCGCCCCGGGGACGCCGGCTACCGCACCTTCACGGTGCGCCCCGACGCCCGTACGGGAGTGAACTGGGCCCGTACGTCGATCCGTACGGTGCGCGGCGAGGCCGCCGTGTCCTGGTCACGGCTGGACAGGGAGCTGCGGCTGTCGGTGCGGGTGCCGGTGGGCTCGACGGCCGAGGTGCATGTGCCGGGAAGGGCGCGCGAGGGGGTGGCCGCCCCGAAGGACGCGGAGTTCCTGCGTCGCGACCCCGCGTTCGTCGTCTTCCGTGTCGGGCACGGGGAGTGGGCCTTTACGGGCGCGGCGTGACCGACCCGGTGACGTCCCGGACGGTGCCCCTCTTCGGCTGCCGGGTGCCGGTCGACGACCGCGCCCGGCAAGCCCAAGGGACCCTCACGCAGCGTGGGAGCGCGACGCCGCTACAGGTGGCCGAAGCGGTCTTGGGCGCTCAGGCCACCGCCTTCAGCAGGTCGGCCAGCACGTCGGGCCGTTCCAGGGCGATGAAGTGGCCCGCCTTGGGGACCTGTGTGAAGTCGGCGGCCGGCAGCAGTTGCTTGTTGGCTTCCCGGTCCGAGGGCCGGGACCAGTCCTTTTCCCCGTAGACGAGGTGGACGGGCGCCTTGACCTCGCGGTAGCGCGAGCGGGCGGCGATGAGGCTGGGCAGGCTCTGGTACACGGCTCGGGCGACGGTCGGGTAGCCGGGGCGGCTGCCCACCTGGAGGAGCTCGTCCACGTAGTCCTCCCGCAGTGCGCTCTTGTCGCCGAGCCCGCCCTGAAGGATCTTGCTGAGGGCGGGCTTGGGCTCCACCCCGGCGATCACCGGGCCCACCCCGGGGGCGAGGACACCGCTGATCACCACGCGGGCGAGGAGGCTGGAGCGGGCGATCCCACCGCGGAAGTCGTAGGTGTTGACCGCGACGACGCGCCGTACCCGCTCCGGGAGGTCGCCGGCGGTGGTCAGGGCGAGCACCGCCCCCATGGACTCGCCCAGCAACGTCACGTCGTGGAGGTCGAGTTCGGTGAGGAGCCGCTCGACACCCGCGCGCATGGCCGGCTCGTCGTACGACGCACCGGGCACGATCTCGGAGTAGCCCATCCCCGGCAGGTCGAGGGCGTACACGGTGTAGTGGTCCGCGATCAGCGGGATGAGGTGGCGGAAGTGCTCGGCCTGGGTGCGCACGGTGTGCAGCAGGACCAGGGGAGCGCCGGTGCCCGCCTTGAGGTAGCGCAGGGTCCCCTCGCGGCCGTCAAGTCCCGCGCGCGGGGCGACGGTGTGGCTGGTGGTCCCCGGAATGTGGATCGTGGGTCGTGACTCGTGGCTGGGCATCTCGCCGACTCCTTGTGGGTGACAGCTACTTCGCCAGCTGGGCGTACAGTCCCGCCAGGTCGCCGGCCAAGCCCGCCTTGACCTGCCGTGAGATGTCGTCGGCGAGCACCTCGTACGCGCCCGTCTCGACCCCGTCGAGGGCGAGGGCGGCGACGTCACGAGGGGCGGACTTGGGCGCGTCGACGCCGGCCGCCAGGTCGGTGTCCACGTATCCCACGTGCAGTCCGGTGACGGCGATGCCGCGCGGCTGGAGCTCCAGGCGCAGGGAGTTGGTCTGCGACCACAGGGCGGCCTTGGAGGCGCTGTAGGAGCCGCCCAGGGCCAGCCAGGAGAGCACGGAGTGCACGTTGAGGAGGTGGCCGCCGCCGTTGCGCTCGATGACCGGCACGAAGGCCCGGGCGACCAGGAGCGGGCCGTAGAAGTTGGTCTCGAACTCCCGGCGTATGTCGTCGACCGGAGAGTCGAGGAAGGACGCGCCGACCGCGGCACCGGCGTTGTTGATCAGCACGGTGACGTCCTGCGCCTGCGCGGCGGCCGCGGCCACGGAGGCCGGGTCGGTGACCTCCAGCGCCACCGGGACTGCATCCGGGTGTGTCACGCCGCGCGGGTCGCGGGCCGTGGCGTAGACCTTGCCGGCACCGCGCGCGTACAGCTCCTCCACCAACGCCTTGCCTATGCCTCGGCTGCCGCCGGTGACGAAGACGTTCGCGCCCTTCAAAGCAGTCATGACTGCCTCCACAGAATGAGAAACCGATCGGTTTCCGTGAGAGTAAACCGATCGGTTTCCGAGCGCAAGCCCGCCAGCGGCCCGGCCTGGTCGATGTCGGGCGTGCGACGCGTGGAGGTGGCACCCACTCCGCACTCCAGGAGGTGTCGCCGCGCCGCTCCCAGGAGAGCCGCACGATCGCGCTGGACGGAGGCGACACCGGCGGCCGGGAACGCCTCGCGCCAGGTGGGAGAGGAGCTGACCGCGCAGACCGGTGCCCGGCAGGCGAAGCTGCCCGCCGACCCGGCCGCCGTCACGGTCGAGGACGGCCATCCGCTCGACTCACACAGCGGCCTAGGCCGGACGGGGCTCTACTACGCCCTCGTCCTGGTCGTGTGCGGCATGCTCTCCGCCAACGTCCCGACTGCCCCTGCTGTGGCTGTACTCGGTGTGCGCGCTCGCGGCCTCCGGATTCGAGCCCCTGCGGCAGATCACCGGTGGTATGCGCTCGATCCTCTACTACGACGCCCAGGGCGACGCGGACCTGACCCGAGGCTGGGTCGTGATGGCCAGCGCCCTCGTGGCGGCCGCGCTGTTCGGCTTCGGCGTACTGGGGTGGTGCGACCGCAAGGGGCTGCACCGCGTCCCGGTACTCGGAGTGCCGCCCCGCTGGAAACCGATCGGTTTTCAATTTGTCCGCTTCGGGTTAACCTCGCGCTATGACCACCGAAGTGAAACCAAGCCCCAGGGAGCGGCTGCTGGAGGCGGCGGCCACGCTCACCTACCGGGACGGCGTCAGCATCGGCGTCGAGGCGCTGTGCAAGGCGGCGGGGGTGTCGAAGCGCTCCATGTACCAGCTGTTCGAGAGCAAGGACGAACTCCTGGCGGTAAGCCTGAAGGAGCGCGCCTCCGCCTACGTGGCGACTCTCCTGCCCGCGGCGGGCCGGTCACCCCGCGAGCGGATCCTGCACGTTTTCGAGCAGGTGGAATCGCAGGCAGGAGCACCCGAGTTCCGAGGCTGTCGGTACCTGGCCGTGCAGATCGAGCTCAAGGACCAGAGTCACCCCGCGAGCCGGGTCGCCCATCAGGTCAAGGCGAACCTGACCGCCTTCTTCCGCGCCGAGGCCGAGCAGGGCGGGGCGAGCGATCCCGATCTGCTGGCCCGGCAGCTCAGCCTGGTCTTCGACGGCGCGAGCGCCCGCGCGGGAATTCAGGCCGACGACCTGACCGGGCTCATCGAGCCCACCGTGACCACCCTGCTCGACACGGCAGGCGTGCGCTGACGCAGCCCCCGTCCAGAACACACCCTCACCGCCCGGCACCCGAGGAAAGCCCGATGGCCGCGAGAGCGCTGCCGAGCATGCCCGCTCAACGGAGCGTAGGTCAGCCGTACCTCGACGTGATGCAGCCTCTGCATAGCCGATGCAGCAGCGCCTCCTACATCCGTCGTCGCCAACCGACACCTGCTTGCGTGCAGTTGCCACCCCTCAACCGGAAGGTGACCCATGGCAACGCACCGGCTCAGTCTCTCCGTTTCAGCCACGCCCGATGCGGTGACCACCGCGCGCCGCCAGGCCGTGGCCGGGATACGAGGCTGGTGCGCGGAGCGGAACGAGGACGCCGTGCGCACCGCCGCGTTACTGATCAGCGAGCTGCTCACCAACGCGGTCAAGCACACATACGGTGATCGCGTATCCCTGCTACTACAGCCGGCCGGCCCCGTTCTCCGCATCGAGGTCCACTACTCCAGTCCGGAGCTGCCCCACCCCGGCCACCCGGACATGAACAGCGAGCACGGCCGGGGACTGCTCCTCATCGCGGCACTGGCCGACCGCCACGGCACCGAGCCGAGGGAGACAGGCAAGTGCTGCTGGACCGAACTCATCCTGCCCACTCCAGCAGGCCCGGGAGATCTCCACCCTCCACCCATCGAATGCCGGCTCAAGGATGCCGTGGCAGCCCCGACGAGCAGCCAAAAGCCCGAACCTCCCACCGCCCCACTCCCTCACGAGAAGCGTTGAACTGCCGCCCTTAGCCACAGGTCAGCGCGACCCAGGCCAGAGGACCCGAGATCCAAAGCTGAGCTCCCTCCAGGGCACCGAACCCCTACCGAGAGGCCGGCTGCCGTCATGGACGATGACCGCATGCGCTACTTCAATGGCACAGGCTGGCTCGCGATATTCACCGGCACGGAGACGATGATCGGCCGAACGGTGCACGTTGACGCCTGGGACGAGGCGACGGGCGTTGCCCTCGTGGTCGATCCCAAGCGCGGTACCCGCCGCCCGGTCACGGACTACCCGGACTTCTCCCACCTTGAGCAGGCCGACCAGGTGACTGCCGCCATCCCCGGAGGAGGCTGGCGCGCGTACTGGAAGGACGAGGGCCCCGACAACGGGCCGTTGACGGAGCAGGTACTGGCGTGGCTCATCACGTCCAAGGGACGAGCAACACCGATCACCGTCGACGCCCACGGACACGTGGACGACGCCGAGAGCGCCGATCGCATCATCCCACCTGGGGAAGAGTGAAGCAGCCCCCCGCCGCCTCACCGTCTCAGTTCCCGTCTCACTCACCCGCGTTCACGGCCGTTCAGAGGAGACCACCAGTCAGGCTCGCCGCACGAGCCAGCCACCCATGAACACAGGCGAACCCCTCCGAACGACGCTCACCACCCCACCAACACAGTTGGAAAGCGTGCGCATGGTGCGGAGGCCGCTGACCGCCCCTCGGGTGTTCGGCCTTCGCTGTCAGTCCCGAGCTGTACGGTCCCGCCCATGGCTGAGAGACCGACTACGAGCTGGCGTCACGGCATAGCTGAGGAAGCCGAGGAGCTTGCCGCCGGCACTCTGGAACCCGAGTGTGCCTGCATGGCAGCACTGTTCCCCGAGGAACTGCTTACGGCGACCGATGTAGTCCTCGACGCGTTCGAGGGCGAGCTTCCTGGACTTGGCGGTGCCCCCGACGAACAGGTCTTGCTGTGGTGGAACGCGTCGTCCTGGCCCTCAACGCGGTGGACGACGCCCACAACGGCAGCGCCTTCGAAACCGAGGAACGTGAAGAGCTGTGCGACTACATCGACGAGTCGCTCACCGAGCGCGGCGTCGATGTCGTCGCCCTGACCGCCCGCCACGGCCTCGGCCGGTACCAGCTCACGGACAAGTGGCGGAAGTGGTAATGGGGCTCACCAAGACGATCCGCCCGACATCGCACGACTGCATACCACAAACGCACCAGATCGAGCGGGAAACAGCGGGGAATCACGCCGCAAGCGACCGCAGCTTCCCAAGCTGAGCGTCCCAGCCCGCCCACACCAAGGAGTCAGAGAAGGTCCCGCCAAAAGGGAGCCGTTGCTGTCGGGTTCCAGGTCTCCTCGGCCTCGCCCCGCGTCTCGTCGAACTCCTGGTGCATGTAGTCGAGCAGGTCCAGGCCGTAGTAGATGATGTCGGTCTGCCACATCGAGAGCACCGGATGGCCGAAGCTCCCTCGGCCGACAGGCAGATACCGGTGGGCATACACGGGAACCAGCACCGGCACTTCCCTCAGGCGACGACGCGCCGTATCGAGTGCCGCTGTTACGTCTGCCGGGCGTTCGCCCCAGCCTGCGTACCAGAACCCGTTGTGCTCAACGTCGAGGAGCACACCTTCGACCGGCCAGTCGAGTTGTCGGCGCAAGCTGTCCAGGTCGCCGCCGCGCCACTCCGGCCAGGGCCTGGACCAGGTCTGCCCGTCCTCGGGAGGAAGGTTGACCGGAAGGCCGGCCGCCAGGAAAGCTCGGTGATCGTCCGCGAATTCGAAGCCGTGCTCTCGCTCGATGCTCGCGAACTCGGCGTCCGTCAGACCCGGCTCGAACTCAAAGAGGCCTGTCTCTGCCAGACGACGTGCGGCCTCCGCACCCAGGTGTACTCCCTCACTGCTGATCACCGCCGCACGCTAGCGCTAACCGAGCCGCCCCGTCACCCGAGTGGTGCGCGGTCGGCGCCGGCAGGTCGTTCCCTGGCCATCGGCTGAGCCCGGCCGTCGGTCAGGTCCCGGACGTGTCCCGGGCCGCCCAAGGACAGGCCGGGGATGCAACCCGTTTGCGATCGGCATCAACGATCGAGTGCCCCGGAGCCGGTCGAGCGGCACCTGCGTCCGAGCCGTTCGTCGGGTGAGGGTCAGCTTCCGGTGAGGGTGACCGCCAAGGACGTGCTGTTCAGTGGGAACGGGAAGATCGCAGTCGGCTCGCCGGTGACGAGGTTGATGCTGTAGAGCGTCGGAACGCGGCGACCGACGTCGTCTTGCCGTTGGTCAGATGGCTGAAGATGTCAGGCCCGCGTTGGGCTGCGCGTTGAAGCGGCGGCTGCGTCGGTCCGGTGCGGGGCGGAGTTGTCAGGGTGGTGTCCTCGACCGTGGTGTGGTCATTGAGGTTGTGCCGCAGGTTCTGCCCTTGGTGACCACCGCATCGGAGGTCTGCGGCGGCGTCTTGATCGTGTACAGGCCACCCTTGTCGCCTAGAGGTTGTCCCGTAACTGGTGGGGCAGTTGGTGCGTTGGCTGAGCATGGGTGGGGTGATCTCAGCGGATGATCCGAAGTGGATTGAGCCGTTCTCCGGACTGACCGAGTCGCAGTTCACCAGGCTGGTGGCTCTGGTGCGGCGTCGCGGTGGTGATGTTCAGCGCGGCCGTCCCTGGCGGCTGCCGCTGGAGAACCGCGTGTTGCTGGTGGCGACGTACTGGCGCACGAACCTCACATTGCGGCAAGTGGCGCCGCTGTTCGGGGTCTCGAAGTCTGCGGCCGACCGCATCCTCGATCACCTGGCGCCCCTGCTGGCCATCTCGCCGGCCCGTCGGCCGCGCAAAGACACCGTCTACATCGTCGACGGCACCCTCGTGCCCACCCGCGACCGCAGCATCGCCGCCTCCAGCAAGAACTACCGCTACTCGACGAACCTGCAGGTCGTTATCGACGCCAACAGCCGTCTGGTCGTGGCGATCGGCCTTCCGCTGCCCGGCAGCCGCAACGACTGCCGGGCATTCACCGAGTCCGGCGTCGACCGGGCCTGCCGCGGCGCACCGACCATCGCCGACGGCGGGTACCAAGGCACCGGCCTGCTCGTCCCGCACCGCAAACGACGAGGTCAGACACGCCTCAGCCCACACCAGGAAGCGGAGAATGCCGTCCACCGCAGGGCGCGAGCCCGGGTGGAACACGCCCTGGCGCGGTTGAAGAACTGGAAGATCCTGCGGGACTGCCGGCTCAAGGGCAACGGTGTTCATCAGGCCATGCTGGGCATCGCCCGGCTCCACAACCTGGCCCTCACCGGATAACTCACGCCTCATACGGGACAACCTCTAGGCCGTACATCAGGCCGTCCTGGACGCGGTGGTCGATGGCGGGCAGCTTGGTGTCGCCACTGAGGCAGGTGATGACCCGGACCCGGTTGAGCATGTCCGGCCGGTCCGTGGTGAAGCCGGCCATCAGGGTGCCGTCGCCGATGATCCCGAAGGCCCGCAGGCTGGGCGTGGCCGTGGGGGCGGCCGAGCCGGTGCCGGGCGCGCTCGCCAGCAGGGCCGCGGAAATGGACAGGAGCGCGGCCGTCGCCGCGAGTCTCTTTCTGATTCCTGCTTTCGTCAGTGTTCCCTTCACGTTCGATCGAATGCCATCGACGTGAATAGCATGCGCGATGTGAATCTCCACGAATGCGGATCTCTGCGAATGCGAATTTCGACATGCTGACGACTCGCATTTAGTCACCTTCACCGCAGCTCCACAAGCGGATCACGGCACAACGCCGCCCAGATCCGGGAACTTTGCACTCCATTCACGCGATGTGACAAATCACGTCCGGATTTCGCCTGTCGACCCGTTCACCTGCGATGGCAGGCTCCCGCCCATGGGGAGCCTATTCGCCGAACTGGCCCGGCAGGCGCCGACCAACGCCCGCCGGGAAGTCGACATGTATCTGTCCGAGATTCCGGAGTTCCGCACTTGGGAAACCAAGCCCCGGGGCCGGGCAGAGACGATGGAATACTCGGTGTGGCTGCGGCGCCGCACGATCGAACTGTCTCCGGACAACAGCGAGCTGACCGACGACGACCTTCGCTACATCGCGGCCATCGGCGAGATACGGGCCGGTGCCGGAATGTCCTCGGATTCGCGGCAGCGGGTACTGCAGCTGCACACCACGCTCATGCTGCGCGACATCCAGGAGGCGGCCGAGAGCCTGCGCGGCGGCCAGGTCGAGGAACTCATGCAGGTGATGACCTGGTTCGCCCCGCAGGGCGACCGCGGCATCGTCGCCTACCGACAGGGTTTCATCACGGTGCTGCGCCGCCGACTGCCGTACGTCGAACAGGTCGCCCTGCTGGCCAGGTCGCTGCTGACCGGCGATCCCATGGCCGCGGAGCTCGCCG
It encodes:
- a CDS encoding alpha-L-rhamnosidase, with the translated sequence MGQIWNRRLFLRSTTAGAGAGLTAFTAGSGAAAGTPAPGPEDSRTGPLRIERTTVEYAERLLGTDVEHPRLSWELSAPGRGARQSAYQVQVALAPRELTNGTGTAAKLVWDSGKVASDQSVGVPYGGPAPRPRTRYHWRVRVWDGTGRPSRWSGVHWWETTLSAADWQARWIGADAPAQPPSLSGASWIWSPGATSSDAPVGPRWFRAELRLPDDGARVRRATVAATADDDFTLHLDGRQVLHAPERQDGWRTGHAVDVTEVTEAARAADRPVVLAVRATNRPGASVNPAGLLARLVVEMEDGGQHELVTGPGWRVVETEPQDGWQRPEFDDTDWAEAAVLAPYGQGPWGSGVSVAVPEQPAPLLRRAFTVPRRISRARLYISGLAYYEAEIDGRRVGRQVLDPGFTDYDETVLYAVHDVTGLLRRGENAIGVTLGRGFFGMTTPNVWNWHRPPWHGEPRLLAQLEIDHPDGSRTTVASDGEWRITEGPTLSNSLYAGETYDARRAPRGWTRPGFDDSGWRTAGVRQAPRGALTAQPHDPIEIVETVRPTETSELRPGVYVVDMGRTMAGWTRLTVRGAEPGTVVRLVHGEKLKADGSVHAETGHVPGRFQTDEYICAGDGGEEDEEEESWEPKFSYKGFRYVEIHGLPARPSPEQVLGRLVHTRVEEVSSFGCSEPFYEWLDGAMRRTILNNLHGIPTDTPMYEKNGWTGDAQVGTPVMTYAFGVHRFLSKWLGDLADSQNGEGQVPVIVPSGGWGYRELAPSPEWTTVYAFVVREMYRVYGDERVAREHWATLTRYLDWELSRLRDGLAVTALGDWVAPGYEIPPEDTRLTATAYLHRALLHTAELGELLGDGAVVKRYREAAEKLKTAFNEAFLSPEGHYRTAKDPGYRQTSNAIPLAFGLVPAGARTSVVDSLVADIKARGNHLNTGCLGTSVLLRVLCAHGHPDAAHAVATQRTYPSWGYWYANGADTMWEMWPLDSRSRDHYFLGTVAQWLYENVAGLRPGDAGYRTFTVRPDARTGVNWARTSIRTVRGEAAVSWSRLDRELRLSVRVPVGSTAEVHVPGRAREGVAAPKDAEFLRRDPAFVVFRVGHGEWAFTGAA
- a CDS encoding ATP-binding protein; its protein translation is MTTARRQAVAGIRGWCAERNEDAVRTAALLISELLTNAVKHTYGDRVSLLLQPAGPVLRIEVHYSSPELPHPGHPDMNSEHGRGLLLIAALADRHGTEPRETGKCCWTELILPTPAGPGDLHPPPIECRLKDAVAAPTSSQKPEPPTAPLPHEKR
- a CDS encoding transposase; translation: MGGVISADDPKWIEPFSGLTESQFTRLVALVRRRGGDVQRGRPWRLPLENRVLLVATYWRTNLTLRQVAPLFGVSKSAADRILDHLAPLLAISPARRPRKDTVYIVDGTLVPTRDRSIAASSKNYRYSTNLQVVIDANSRLVVAIGLPLPGSRNDCRAFTESGVDRACRGAPTIADGGYQGTGLLVPHRKRRGQTRLSPHQEAENAVHRRARARVEHALARLKNWKILRDCRLKGNGVHQAMLGIARLHNLALTG
- a CDS encoding TetR/AcrR family transcriptional regulator; its protein translation is MTTEVKPSPRERLLEAAATLTYRDGVSIGVEALCKAAGVSKRSMYQLFESKDELLAVSLKERASAYVATLLPAAGRSPRERILHVFEQVESQAGAPEFRGCRYLAVQIELKDQSHPASRVAHQVKANLTAFFRAEAEQGGASDPDLLARQLSLVFDGASARAGIQADDLTGLIEPTVTTLLDTAGVR
- a CDS encoding alpha/beta fold hydrolase; this encodes MPSHESRPTIHIPGTTSHTVAPRAGLDGREGTLRYLKAGTGAPLVLLHTVRTQAEHFRHLIPLIADHYTVYALDLPGMGYSEIVPGASYDEPAMRAGVERLLTELDLHDVTLLGESMGAVLALTTAGDLPERVRRVVAVNTYDFRGGIARSSLLARVVISGVLAPGVGPVIAGVEPKPALSKILQGGLGDKSALREDYVDELLQVGSRPGYPTVARAVYQSLPSLIAARSRYREVKAPVHLVYGEKDWSRPSDREANKQLLPAADFTQVPKAGHFIALERPDVLADLLKAVA
- a CDS encoding SDR family oxidoreductase; this encodes MTALKGANVFVTGGSRGIGKALVEELYARGAGKVYATARDPRGVTHPDAVPVALEVTDPASVAAAAAQAQDVTVLINNAGAAVGASFLDSPVDDIRREFETNFYGPLLVARAFVPVIERNGGGHLLNVHSVLSWLALGGSYSASKAALWSQTNSLRLELQPRGIAVTGLHVGYVDTDLAAGVDAPKSAPRDVAALALDGVETGAYEVLADDISRQVKAGLAGDLAGLYAQLAK